In Castanea sativa cultivar Marrone di Chiusa Pesio chromosome 6, ASM4071231v1, a single window of DNA contains:
- the LOC142638569 gene encoding uncharacterized protein LOC142638569 yields the protein MVQGIAVPSEGRSGGLALLWKSDMNVSIKFINRWYIDALIDLGSEIGIWRLTGFYENPETHKRIGSWEILKNLGQMCDKPWVCIGDFNEVLSVTEKEGGANRSSRQIANFRQCLDSNGLRDLGFTGSWFTWAVDRRDYGCIQARLDRAMATTEWCGTFPWARLFHLANSAFDHCVLLLRLEQTTRQKRGKKLFRFESMWLKHEQCAEIVQQA from the coding sequence ATGGTACAGGGGATAGCAGTGCCAAGTGAGGGCAGAAGTGGGGGTTTGGCTTTATTGTGGAAGTCTGATATGAATGTttcaataaaattcataaatcgATGGTATATTGATGCTTTGATTGATTTGGGTAGTGAGATTGGGATATGGAGATTAACTGGGTTTTACGAAAACCCTGAAACACACAAGAGAATAGGCTCATGGGAGATTCTGAAAAATCTTGGACAGATGTGTGATAAACCGTGGGTCTGCATCGGTGATTTTAATGAGGTTCTGAGTGTCACCGAGAAGGAAGGTGGGGCTAATAGATCTAGTCGACAGATTGCAAATTTTAGGCAATGTTTGGATAGTAATGGCCTAAGAGACTTGGGGTTTACTGGTTCATGGTTCACTTGGGCAGTTGATAGAAGAGATTATGGGTGTATCCAGGCAAGACTGGACAGAGCAATGGCAACGACTGAATGGTGTGGAACATTCCCATGGGCAAGGCTTTTTCACCTAGCAAACTCGGCATTTGACCATTGTGTCTTGCTACTAAGGCTCGAACAAACCACAAGGCAGAAAAGAGGCAAGAAACTCTTTCGTTTTGAATCAATGTGGCTTAAGCATGAGCAATGCGCGGAAATTGTTCAACAAGCATAG